The proteins below are encoded in one region of Bos indicus x Bos taurus breed Angus x Brahman F1 hybrid chromosome 2, Bos_hybrid_MaternalHap_v2.0, whole genome shotgun sequence:
- the LOC113881398 gene encoding spermatogenesis-associated protein 21-like, protein MDSGNTQMYVEDRIEAPGARPSPGLRTASDRAGDEPTTSEVCQAVFPDAEAMDSGPQPAPALGALETGPGHRDASEEGFPQLSPQEQKPPAGPGTKLSSWVPQEGRRELQAHQDLATPGSELGVPPNGVPVTQEGLQQQGSGKETEDQQGSQQNPEPVEGQGPESRQVMSTESQAGGVGMPDSQGR, encoded by the exons ATGGACAGCGGGAACACCCAGATGTACGTGGAGGATAGGATCGAGGCGCCAGGGGCCCGGCCAAGCCCTGGCCTGAGGACTGCCAGCGACAGGGCTGGCGATGAGCCCACCACATCAGAAGTCTGCCAG GCTGTGTTTCCAGATGCTGAAGCGATGGACAGTGGCCCGCAGCCCGCACCAGCCCTGGGAGCCCTGGAGACCGGGCCCGGACACAGAGATGCGTCAGAGGAGGGCTTTCCGCAACTCAGTCCCCAGGAGCAGAAGCCTCCGGCAGGACCAGG GACAAAGCTGTCATCTTGGGTCCCCCAGGAAGGGCGCAGGGAGCTGCAAGCACACCAGGATCTGGCCACGCCAGGAAGTGAGCTGGGGGTGCCCCCCAACGGGGTCCCTGTGACACAGGAAGGGCTGCAGCAGCAGGGCTCAGGGAAAGAGACCGAGGACCAACAGGGGAGCCAGCAGAACCCAGAGCCAGTGGAGGGTCAGGGCCCTGAGAGTCGCCAGGTAATGTCCACAGAATCCCAGGCAGGAGGGGTTGGAATGCCCGACTCGCAGGGGAGGTGA